The genomic DNA TGACAAAGTCGAAGCTGCGATCGTTGTATACAGAAACGATCACGGGGATCGGGGTACCTGCGTACTCCTTGGTGCGATCATTAAACGCTTGAACGAACTGCCCAAGGTTTACACCAAACTTACCAAGCGACGTACCCACGGGAGGCGCGGGAGTCGCTTGTCCGCCAGGCACTTGGAATTTAGCCTGGCCAACAAGTTGCTTTGCCATTTTTGTTGTCTACTTTCTCGAGGCGGTCCATCGCGGCTGTACTCGGTTTACGTCACCGACTTCAACCTGCCGCCAGGAATACTATTTATGTGGGATCTGACGTAGACTGCCAGCCATGAATCGAAGCCTATCGCTTCGGCTGGCCACCTACACAAATCTGCGAGGGGATACTAGAGCGGTTCGACCTGCCAATGGTCAAGCTCTACTGGCACAGATCGGCCAAAAATATTGATATTAACCGAGATGCGACCGTTTGCCTCATCCAGTTTCTCAACTTCGCCTTCCTGATTCTGGAAGTTACCTTCCTTCACACGAACGCGTTCGCCGACCTTAAACGGTATCGACGTCTTGAGTTGCTTTTCACCATCTTCACCGTCGTCATTCGTCATGATCACCCGCTCGACTTCTGCGGGATCCATCGGCGCGGGCTTTCCCGCGGTTCCGGTGAAATCACTGACGCCCGTGGTATCACGAATCAAGAACCAGGTGTCGTCGTTGACGTGCATGTAGATCATCAAGTAGCCCGGATAGAGCTTCCGTTTGACGATCTTGCGTTTTCCGCTGCGATTGAACTCGACAATGTCTTCGGTGGGGACAAGCACTTCCCCGAAGTAGCCGTCCATGCCGGACATTTTGATCTGCTTGATGATCGCATCGCGGACAGTTTCTTCACGATTGAAGGCGACCTTCAGGATGTACCAATCCTTGGGCGCATCGTCGGGATCGAGGATCTCGTCTTCGACATCGACCTCGGGCTTTTTGATCCGCCGTGCACGCGGCTCAAAATCGTCCTCGAGGATCGGATCCGCTGCGGGCTCTTCTTTGCGTGCGGCCTTTTTTGCCGAACCGCCAACCGCTTCGCCCGATGCGAGCTCTTCGGTTACGCTGACCTCGGATTCAGCAGGAGCGTCAGACGAACCCTCCGCCGGCCCGGGTGCCGCAGCGGCGTCAAGTTGTTCGTCCTGGTCTCGTTTATCTTCGCCGTCCACCGCAGTTCAGCCTTTCTTGTCCGCATCAAGCAATCGGCCCGATGCTTATATCTATGTTCGCAATTCGGTTAAGCGGCGACGC from Rosistilla carotiformis includes the following:
- the nusG gene encoding transcription termination/antitermination protein NusG, which codes for MDGEDKRDQDEQLDAAAAPGPAEGSSDAPAESEVSVTEELASGEAVGGSAKKAARKEEPAADPILEDDFEPRARRIKKPEVDVEDEILDPDDAPKDWYILKVAFNREETVRDAIIKQIKMSGMDGYFGEVLVPTEDIVEFNRSGKRKIVKRKLYPGYLMIYMHVNDDTWFLIRDTTGVSDFTGTAGKPAPMDPAEVERVIMTNDDGEDGEKQLKTSIPFKVGERVRVKEGNFQNQEGEVEKLDEANGRISVNINIFGRSVPVELDHWQVEPL